A stretch of the Eretmochelys imbricata isolate rEreImb1 chromosome 15, rEreImb1.hap1, whole genome shotgun sequence genome encodes the following:
- the RHOF gene encoding rho-related GTP-binding protein RhoF isoform X2 has product MAVPNGSVPGGGPGAPKASESPPAPSGKKELKIVIVGDGGCGKTSLLMVYAKGAFPEKYAPSVFEKYTTSITVGNKEVILNLYDTAGQEDYDRLRPLSYQNTNMVLICYDVMNPTSYDNVLIKWYPEISHFCRGVPLILIGCKTDLRKDKEHLRKLMSSEQEPITYTQGEAACQQMKAQAYLECSAKCRENIEDVFKEATNIALNAMKKAKRRKKRKRCSIL; this is encoded by the exons ATGGCGGTGCCGAACGGGTCCGTCCCCGGCGGGGGGCCCGGGGCCCCCAAGGCGAGCGAGAGCCCGCCCGCCCCCTCCGGGAAGAAGGAGCTGAAGATCGTGATCGTGGGGGATGGAGGCTGCGGGAAAACGTCTCTGCTCATGGTGTACGCGAAGGGCGCCTTCCCGGAG AAATATGCACCTTCTGTATTTGAGAAGTATACCACCAGTATTACTGTTGGCAATAAAGAAGTAATTCTGAATTTGTATGACACTGCAG GGCAGGAGGATTATGATCGGCTACGACCACTTTCATACCAGAATACAAACATGGTCCTAATTTGTTATGATGTTATGAACCCTACTAGCTATGATAATGTTTTAATTAAG TGGTATCCTGAAATAAGTCACTTCTGCCGTGGAGTCCCTCTAATACTTATTGGCTGCAAAACAGACCTTCGAAAGGATAAAGAACATTTACGTAAGCTCATGTCTTCTGAGCAGGAACCAATCACATATACCCAG GGTGAAGCAGCTTGTCAGCAGATGAAGGCACAAGCTTATCTGGAGTGCTCAGCCAAGTGTCGAGAAAACATAGAGGATGTTTTTAAAGAAGCAACAAACATTGCACTGAatgccatgaaaaaagctaagcGCCGAAAAAAGAGGAAACGGTGTTCAATATTATGA